One Coffea arabica cultivar ET-39 chromosome 5c, Coffea Arabica ET-39 HiFi, whole genome shotgun sequence DNA window includes the following coding sequences:
- the LOC113689910 gene encoding probable 2-oxoglutarate-dependent dioxygenase AOP1 encodes MECASNIRLPVINLTEEILRSGKDSWTEARNIVTRAFEEYGCFIAVHDKYPSEVSDSLFSELQDLFNLPLEIKVQNTSQTPLSGYARPRPNVNLYESMCIEDATNLEAVEKFANQMWPSKNNHFCELFHCYANQVAELDKMVSKLVFESYGVEKYHESHVGSVTYNVRFIRYRVPEQNEMNVGVAPHTDKNFITILQQNETDGLQVQLKNGSWIPIDFPPSSVVIMAGDVFSAWSNGRVHSPFHRVTMKGRETRYSIAQFSYCKKLVETPTELVDDEHPLLYKPLDNFGYLRFLSTDDNFNTPNPLKAYCGV; translated from the exons ATGGAATGCGCTTCAAATATCAGGCTTCCGGTCATAAATTTAACGGAGGAAATCCTAAGATCCGGAAAAGATTCTTGGACTGAAGCGCGAAACATTGTCACACGGGCATTTGAAGAGTATGGCTGTTTCATAGCTGTTCATGATAAGTATCCTTCAGAGGTTAGTGATTCCTTATTCTCTGAGCTGCAAGATTTGTTTAACCTGCCGTTGGAGATTAAAGTCCAAAACACTTCTCAAACTCCCCTCTCTGGTTATGCTCGGCCAAGACCCAACGTGAACCTCTACGAAAGCATGTGCATTGAAGATGCAACAAATCTTGAAGCAGTCGAGAAGTTCGCAAATCAGATGTGGCCTTCCAAAAATAACCATTTCTG TGAACTGTTTCATTGCTATGCAAATCAAGTAGCAGAATTAGATAAAATGGTGAGCAAATTGGTGTTTGAAAGCTATGGTGTGGAGAAGTACCACGAATCTCATGTGGGATCAGTGACTTATAATGTTAGATTCATAAGGTACAGGGTACCCGAACAGAATGAGATGAATGTCGGAGTTGCTCCTCATACTGACAAGAACTTCATAACCATACTTCAACAGAATGAAACTGATGGTTTACAAGTTCAGTTGAAGAATGGAAGCTGGATTCCTATTGATTTTCCTCCTTCCTCCGTAGTAATCATGGCTGGAGATGTATTCTCG GCGTGGAGCAACGGTAGAGTGCATTCCCCATTTCATAGAGTAACTATGAAGGGAAGAGAAACTAGGTATTCGATTGCACAATTTTCCTATTGCAAAAAATTGGTAGAGACACCAACAGAGTTGGTTGATGATGAACACCCCTTATTATATAAGCCATTGGACAATTTTGGTTATCTCCGATTCTTGAGCACAGATGATAATTTTAATACTCCAAATCCACTGAAGGCCTATTGTGGCGTCTAA